Part of the Ammospiza nelsoni isolate bAmmNel1 chromosome 6, bAmmNel1.pri, whole genome shotgun sequence genome is shown below.
tgagatATGAGTACCTTGGACTATCAAGCTGTTTCACACTTCagaaaaagtaaacaaagccCAAACACCTTCCTCTTCCCCCACTTCCAAACCAAGGAAATAGAAGTTATACTCTTAATGAATATGAGAACTGGCACCAACATTCATGCTAGTTGCCCTGATGTGCAACAGAGTTCATTTACAACAGTCAGAGATATTCCTATGCACTAGCCCTGAAGAGTCCAGCTTACACAAACTGTTTGGGCAGAAATCCCAATGGCAGTATCCAGAGGGTACAGGAATGTCCAACACTGTATGTGGATCTCAGGAGTCATCAATGCCTGTGGAATCTTCATCTTCATCCACTGCAGATTCACTGGGATTTGCTGCCTGATACAAAACACACTCAGGGTTAAATAAAATCTTCCCTTCAGGTTAATTTTAAGAAAGCACTAACAATTGCCTAGAAAAATCTGGGCTGCATTATCACACCCATTAGCTGAAGCAGACATTGTGATCTATGTCCTAAAACCAAGGTTAATTTGCAACAGAGGTCATTTTGCTAAACTACTTGACCTTTCACTCCCTAAGGATCCACTGGGTTTCAATATTCCATACCTAAATTATGTAAAGCCACAGTTCAGTAGCTCAGCTGCACCCATTTTCTTGGTGGTTTAGGCTGTCTTTTACTAAAGtaacttaaaaagaaaagggtCATGACTACTTTTAAAATAGGAGTGGAGCAACAGAGAACAGCAAATTACTTTCCCAATCTACTGAAGGGAAGGAAGTTAGGAAGGCAGTTACAATTCCCAAAAATGTGAGCAAGAGCTGTCATTTTCTGTTAGAAGCACGACATCTGCTGGCACCTACTATTAGAGCCACTGGGAATGAGTGTCTGAAATCCTGGGATAAACCTGTCACAGTGTGCAAGCAGCTGCTTGCTCCTGAGGAAAGCTCACAGCTCCTCAGTGCTTGCACTAATGCTGGGgataaaataaatcaagagCTCTTCTCTAAATATgtcaaagaaaaaggagaaattatatAATTAACCCACAATCTCCAAACTAAAACTACATTGCAATTAACAGCAATTGAAGTATCTTGGTGATTTGCAAAGTCATTAAGTGACTTCATAAAATGCACTTTCAGCAAGAACTAATGCACATCATAGGCTCTACAGTTTTTAAACTGTCATTAACTAGAGCATGTCTGAATAGAGAGCTACATTATTATGGCTGCAATTAATGAGTGTGCTCCCACCAAGGAGGGAGCTCTGAAACCCAAGCAGTTCATGCAATGCCATGCTTGCAGGCACCAGTGAGGAGCTCTGAATCGTGGGGAATGTTTTGTATGGAATCAGCAACACAAACACTATTCAGCACTGTAATtgtaatttttatcattttggggtttgttttacCCAACTGCATCTCTGCTTACCATTCATGCTGTGGACACCTTGAATGCTGGACACACCATATGAAACCTAGGGATTGTGACATTAAAGAATCTGTCCTTGTTGTAGAGGCAGTGGAAAGTGTAGTAGCCCTCCATGTATCCAGAGGTTGTGGTAAACGTGGTACAGCTGGTGTACTCGTAGACCTTCCCTGGGCTGATAACTGGGAACTCTCCTGTGGGTAAAATATCACATCACAATGGTAAGGACTGATGGAGAGCTAACATTTAGCAATTGCTAAAGAGTTGCACTCCACAACAGACTCAGGCAGATCACTTTGTATTCCAGTGGATGCATAAACTGATGCTCAGCAATTAGTGATATTACAAAAACTGGAGAGGGTTAAGCAGAAGGATGTTCAGATACCCCTTACAAACTTGAAAGCCAAAACAGAGGGACACATCTCTTTTTCTCTGACTTTGATACAAAGCCCACAACCCAACAAACAGGCAATAACAGAATTTTAATAACAAGAACATTAAATACTCTCTCCAGTAATTTTTCACTTACCAACTACTCCAGGACCTTGAACTTCTTCCACATCACCTTTGGCATTTGTTATTCTCCAGTATCGACTCTCCAGCTGACAGGCATTCTCAGGAAGGGCATCTTTGGACATTTCAATTCTAGAAGCCAAAGAACATAACACAGTCCTTTCAAGAAATGTTTTAGTGCCCTTGGGATCACCAAGCAgactgggaaaagaaaacaccCACTAAAATGGCCCAAATCAGTTGGCAGGATCCATCTCCATGCTTCAGTATCTTTTACCCTTTTCTAAATCACAAGAGCTGCTTGCAACTGCTTTCCCCTACCCATTACTGCATTTTAGCAATTACCAATTTGACTGGTACTTTGTGTACCTGACCAAGTAATGATCAGGattattttattgaaaagtACAGCATATTGTGCACCTCCTGTTCATTTCAGGACATTTGTGAATGCTGTGCATAAATTTGTTTTGAACATCCCACAGGTCTACCTTGCATTGTAAGAATAAATTCAGTTATTTTTACCTGATTCTGTAAGTGAAGAAATAATGTGGTGGATGTACAGAGCTGAGTTCAGGTAGAAAAGAGGTGGACACAGACACAGTGATATCTTCTGTGGTAGCAACACAATCTTTATCATGCACatacctgcagagaggagagcaTTAACTCTGCAGACAGCTCTGCACACTCAATACACAAAACTAAACACAAAAAGTGGttcattattaataattaatattaataaaaacatttctttaaatagGGATGTGTcattataaaaagaaaacaacccagAAACTCTAGCAGCAAATTTATTTACAGATCCAAGGACTTGGTTCTACAGCATTCCAGTTTGACAGAATTAAAGTTCTTGATTGTATTTAGAAGAAATTGCAAGTGCATGAAGATTCAAACACCAGAACAAGTCCTGCTCATTTACATATTCAAGAGACCAATTAGctgaaacatttgtttttttagTAACTCTGAACAGTCCTGCAGCAAAACCACACTCATGGCACACAGAATAAATATCATGTTGTTTGCTAAACTTCAGGTAACTTATAATGCAAAATTCTGGTCCCATTAATGCAATCTGAAgattctggttaaaaaaaataaagttgctTTAAGCATTCTGATTTACATGTTCATTTTCAGTAGTTTCACGGGctttctcctctccccaccaCCAGTTTTTGTATCAGATACCTGAAACTACTTGGGGAGAGGTAAACATGCAGAGAAGCAGCACCAAAACCTGGCACTGAGGTTACAAATCCCAGTCACAATACCTGAAAATCTGGTCTCTGATGATAGGATAACCTCCAGTGACAACTTTGTTTACATAAGATGTAAACCATTCCAAGTAAGATGTACCTAGATggcaaggaaggaaaacattCCTAAGGATGGGCAAATTTACCACTAAGCACATTTACAGTGAATACTTCAAGGAAAAAGTTTAAAgctttgattatttttattaaaaactctCAGGCTTATTGAGATGACTCAGTCAATATTCCAGATCATTCTACCAACAAGGATCATTTGGAGAAACCAATTAAGAACTGAAGAGTTCAGGGTGCACCCTCCAGAAATGACACAGCCAACAAAGAATCTCTTCACTAAGTATTTAACATCATAATCAGGGTCTCATCACTTGGATTCCATATGGAAACCTTCTAAGGAATACTGCAGCATTTCCTCACCTTTAAAAGAGGGATAAATCAGAGATACACTCTGCACTCCTCTACAAGCTCAGAAGACTAAGGCTGTATgccattctgggattttgtaCACTTGTAGCCATTGTCTGAGAGCAGCTTTTCACACACCCACAGCCATTATTATGGAACAGCTTGATTGCTAAGCACACTCTCAAGCTGTCACATTTAATTCTCAAAGAAGAGTTTTACAGGCCAGCTTTCTGCACAAGAATTTCTCAGCCATAAATCTTCCAAGCATTGCAATATACAGTTCAATAGAAAAGCAGAGAGTTCAACTGTTTGTCAATATTACTGATTCAAAACTGGATTGAAGCTGAGCTACCAAGAAATTATTATCCTTGCCTTCCCTGACGTGTTATCAAGTACTCCCACTCCTGCTAGATTAAGTGTACTTACCCCTTCTTCCTTAGAGcatgagctgtgtgtgctgtccCCTTTGATCTTTTGGAATGCTAAGGGACTCCAAGTTTATTATTCTCCTTTCTATTACTAATCCACAAAATGCAAACCTTGTATAAAGTATACTGTGTATAAAGTAAACCTTGTATAAAGCTCTGAAAGGAGGAAGTGAATCTATTTACCTGCCACCTTTAAAATGCTAAGAGAAATGCTGTGCATGGAATTTCCCCTCCACCCCATGGTAAACCAAGATTAAGCCAAGTGGAACATTTCTAAATATGTTGGATGATCCCACACTgactattttattttgaatatttaatcTGAAGTGTTACCTGTAATGAACATAACAATAGTAGATGGATTGCGAGCCATTTGCTCCTAAAAGGGAAAGAAGGTTAAGGACATATTAGAGAGCATTGGACTTTCAAGGTTACAATTTAAATATCACTTTCCCTATCCTCACTAAACCTGAAGTCTTGACACATCACTGTAGTCCCAGTCAGATCCTCAGACATGTAAAACTCACAGTGCTCCCATGACCACAGAATTTACAGCTTCAACTTCCCACAAGGCTCCTGCACTACCAATCAGCACAGAGGTACTGTGGGAACACAAACACATCTTCCTTACTGGGCACTGGTAGAAGATCTCGTATTTGTTGCGTCCCTCCACGCTCTCCAGGGCCATGTACTGGCTGAGGCCAGTGTGGATGCAGAAGGTCAGGGGCAGGCACTGCTTGAGCCCCAGCCTCTGCTGGAAGCCCCCGGCCGCCGTGTCGATGTCCAGCAGGTCCTCGGAGCGGTAGTGGTTGGACAGGGCCATGCTGCCCATCAGCCTGCGACAGCAGAAACAGGGAACACCAACATCACTCACAAGGCAAAGCTGCCCGGTCATCTTTTGGAAACTGCTTCTTTCAATGCTCTGGATGGATATGAGACTGAGCTGAAATCTGTAGCCATGATATCTTCTGAAAAATACCttccttagggttttttctcctgagaagctgagaggcctcaggaacaaaatgtaaacaatgattacctgctgctgtggaatgcaacaggtgcagctgtgattggtctcatgtggttgtttctaattaatggccaatcacagcccagctgtccagactgtctctgtcagtcacaagcctttgttatcactccttttctattcttagccagctttctgatgaaaccctttcttctgttcttttagtatagttttaatataatatatatcataaaataataaatcaagccttctaaaacatggagtcaacattctcatctcctccctcatcctgggacccctgcaaacaccatcaCAGAAATCCAAGTTGAACATCCACATGCTGCACCAGGTTATTAGTTCACATCAGCCAAACCTGAGTGTACACTCCACACCCACACTCCCAGCTGGGAACACCAGGGAAAGGCAAATGAGATGCAAATTCCTGCAGATGCTGTTATGAAAGCAGTGACTCAGGTGCAAGCTGCCACATGTCAGCATGCTAAAAGCTGATCCTATCCTGGGCAACAGGTTCCATTCCTCTTTCTCCTTAGGAAGTCTGGCCTGGAATTAGTATGTTCTACAGAAGCTGTGCCAACATGCCAACACAGAAACCTGAAGCACCTAACAAGGACAAGTCCCACATAGTTTCTGTTTCTGATCTAACAACCTGCTGCACAAACTTCCACTGCCTACCCCTCATCTTCCCAGTATTCATCCCCCGTGGGACCACACCTTCCCCTGGAAACCTTTCTCCAAGCTGGAAGACTTCCCCAGAGCTTTctgtctgctcctgcagcccctccataGCCACATCATTACAGTGGAGGCTTTTTGGGAGTGAAACAGTGGAAGAGAGGGTGCAAATGGCTGCGGAACACCATTTGAAATCTACAGAACTAGGGCACCTATCTCCTCTCTAAAAAATTTTGAAGTGTCTTCTAGAAAACAGAACTAGAAATCATCCTTATGGTTTCATAAAATAGTTTCCTGTATCCCTTCTGCACATAAAACACTCAAATTGGAGAAAGCTGCACCTTCTTTATGAGTGAAGGTTTCAGCAGAGCAGTATTTGTGCACTCCTCCCTACAGACATTGCAAAGATTTGCTGCAGTTTTCCATCTTTTGCTTCTGTTTGCAGCACTTCATCAGGTGCTTCAAGCACCTAATTTTTCTACAGCAGAAATACCAGAAACTTTGGTCATCAGCCTTCTAACCTTAATGTAAAAAGGAGTTTGTCACTGTAGAAACtgcataaaatattaaaatcttcTACTGAGGAAACTTAATTTGCAGAACTGAAAATTTGATTCTACCTTAATATGACTAACTGGTTTCAAGTCATTCCCTAAccattttaaagaataaaataattactaAAGAATGAAGATTAAAGAGTGCAAGGGGctaatttatttctgtaataCAAAGCCAAACTTCAGGGGAGCAACTTGCAGTGCTATGATTAAAAGTCTAACAGCTGGAAGTTTAGAGTTGTTGCAAAAAACTGACAAGGGTTCTCATTAGGAAAAGGGgaagtggaaaaataatttgagcAATTAGAAAACCACACTGGGCTTCCAATTACTTCCAAGATTAGAAGACAGCCAATTCTGGAAGTGTCACTTAAGCAGTGACTCAGTCACAATACATTTAAATGCTTCATTTATCCTGTTCTGGGGACATTTCaccttttaaaaagtgaagtgtCTAAGAAATACAAAAGGAATTAATACTTGGTAAGTAGTTTCAGTCCTTACCCTGGAACAACCAACTTCTGCCCATTATGGATACGGAAGGAGCACCGATAGTCATCGGGGAGCTTGCAGCGGATTTGTGCCTCCACAGCATCCAGATCCTCCTCCCTCACActctctggaaaacaaaggaTGGTGCAGGCATTTCAAACACAAAGCATGGAATCTGTAAATGCCCTCATCCAACCAGTGTGGACTCAAGTCAGTATCTGGTGGTTTCACTGTGTGCTGGGTGGTACACAGTGAGTATTGCATAGATGTGAAAGGAAAGTGATGACTCTAATTGATTATTTAATACAGCACCAATCTCAGTGCAGTGCAACCTCCACAGGCCTGAAAGCAGCAAATGTTTATTAATGGAATGAACCTTTCCCTCACAACACTGCCACAACTGAGTCCCAGTTACAGCTCTCAATCTCTATTGATTTCACTCTTCCATCACCCTAAGGGTTGCTTCTTTCAGTTTCCACTTCCATCAGTGACACAaatgctggctgcagcccccatTCACCTGGAATCTGAAGCAATAAATGGGTTGTAAAAGGGGGATTTTCAAGTCAATAACACAAAGGGGTGGAGAAGAACTATTCTTACATTTCCACATGCACTTCAGGGGCGTTCCAACACCCTCACTTCCAGCAAAAATTGGTCTGATCCAACCCATTTTCTTAAAGCCCTTTTCATAATCATTATCTGTTTCATTAACAGGACATAACTCATGGAAACAGTATCCCTTACAAATGATATGAAAAAGGCCTAAATTTTATCCAAAACCTGCCATCATTATGTAAGAGTGGAAATTGGtaatttgaaatttgtttttgtttttccatacATAAATAAAAGCATCACATTCTGTCTTGAAAAATACTTAGCAAAATGTAAGGATCCAGCACTATCCAAGCAAaccaagaaaatacaaaatttaaatGGGAAGGAGATAATCTGTCTCTTAATATTGTCTCTTAAGAGATCATTTGTCTCTTAATTTCACAGATCAGGTTAAATTAGACATCATGGTTTAAAAGTCAGCTTCATACAAAAAACTGAAATGCAGTTGAAAATGTAAAAGCTTTTTTGTCCCCTATACTAGAAAAGCCAAAACTCACTGTAGCTGTGATTTACGACCTAGAACACAGGAAGTACTTCAAGgattaaaatagaaattgaaactgaaaacagaatCTAGGAGGGGagtaaaaacagaaaggaaaaaaatgttccaACACTGGGCCACTGTAAGacctacagaaaaaaataaaactcaacaACATTCTTTTTGTCTGGCTTCGGATTAGAACATCTACTTTCATGTGGCAGTGCTATAATGAGTTCttatgaaaacctcacaaataAAATCCCACGAGCAGGTCCTCAAAGCAATGGAGTTACCAcactaaaaaaataacaaacaataGGACAGAGCAGCCTAGAAGTGTGATAAAGACAGAGCAGtcactagaaaaaaaatcaccttgaTTTCAGAGAATCTTTGGATCAGTAGGAACTGGGCAAGGACTCTGCCTGGTTTGCAAGGAAGGGAGAGCACATCTACCTGACTTTCAGGACTCTGCTAATTAAAGCACACACCTTGCATGAAAGCAGCATGAGGCCTAATaacaggcagggctgggtgaaCCAAGCTActgccaggtgtgccaggtACCTTTCAGAGAGCTGATCATGCGCGGGCACCACTGCCCCAGGTACTGCTCCAGGTCATCCCAGGCCTTTTTCAGCGTGGCATAGTAGTGGATGTACCTTCCCAAATCAGAGTAGGTGCTGATGAAGAtggctctccagctctggtTCCgtctgcttttttcctccctgaggGCACATGGAGAAAATGTGTTCAAATGGCAGCTTAAAGAGACTTCTAAACCCAAGGAGTTGGTATTTGTTACTTGGCAGGAACGGGATGCATAACATTAACCCAGGAACACTCTGTGCCATGTAAAGCTACACAAACTCAATTAATTCCAGCATCTATTCAACAGCAAGTTGGAACAGAATTAGGAAACATTTGGGCTACTTAGGGGAAAATTTAGAAACAATACTCCCTCACACAGAGTGCCTTCTGAACAGAGCTCTGTCTGGTAGTGAACCTC
Proteins encoded:
- the FBXO3 gene encoding F-box only protein 3; its protein translation is MAAPPDMELSPSLSLELLPTDPLLLILSFLDYRDLVSCCYLNRRLNQLSSHDPLWKRHCKKYWLISEEEKSRRNQSWRAIFISTYSDLGRYIHYYATLKKAWDDLEQYLGQWCPRMISSLKESVREEDLDAVEAQIRCKLPDDYRCSFRIHNGQKLVVPGLMGSMALSNHYRSEDLLDIDTAAGGFQQRLGLKQCLPLTFCIHTGLSQYMALESVEGRNKYEIFYQCPEQMARNPSTIVMFITGTSYLEWFTSYVNKVVTGGYPIIRDQIFRYVHDKDCVATTEDITVSVSTSFLPELSSVHPPHYFFTYRIRIEMSKDALPENACQLESRYWRITNAKGDVEEVQGPGVVGEFPVISPGKVYEYTSCTTFTTTSGYMEGYYTFHCLYNKDRFFNVTIPRFHMVCPAFKVSTA